A window of Cryptomeria japonica chromosome 3, Sugi_1.0, whole genome shotgun sequence contains these coding sequences:
- the LOC131058134 gene encoding probable pectate lyase 18, translating into MYAIGGCANPTISSQGNRFLAPDYRFHKEVTKHQDSTKGNWRSVGDLMLNGAFFTASEAKESSSYAKASSMAARPSSIVGSITVSSGVLTCRKGSSC; encoded by the exons ATGTATGCAATCGGGGGATGTGCAAACCCCACCATTAGCAGCCAAGGCAATAGATTCCTTGCTCCTGATTATCGATTCCACAAGGAG GTTACAAAGCACCAAGATTCAACAAAAGGCAACTGGAGATCAGTGGGAGATCTTATGTTAAATGGGGCATTCTTCACAGCGTCGGAGGCTAAAGAATCCTCAAGCTATGCCAAAGCTTCGAGTATGGCGGCAAGACCTTCCTCTATTGTGGGCTCTATCACTGTAAGTTCGGGTGTTCTCACCTGCAGAAAAGGTTCCAGCTGTTAG